Proteins encoded within one genomic window of Thermoplasma sp. Kam2015:
- a CDS encoding S-adenosylmethionine:tRNA ribosyltransferase-isomerase: MNEFFSGYLPRQMYGYSRSGAKMMVVFKNSILNSTLPDLPDMLAEGDLLIFNNSKIIPSSLQVYSPKLQEYLTVNIGTDRLSNLFLLEIRPKGTGFRMTEGDGLDLLDSSDSIILFKRHHLFPRYWWARLNRNDDTIDHVIGNYGRFIRYEHIPFDIPDMYYEGPFYKIPGSVELPSASYSFDSKIIKKLVDKGINIEELTLHCNLGSLEPYEFLNERRLMEERFSIPIRTFRSLFEARKRGNKVIAVGTTVVRALETIEMTSGKFRLSEMLMQDENDEGMISGTTNAFIDQNHRIRMVDGLITGMHEKEGSHIMMLEAFQDEEIIRLISKKANEWGYTYHEFGDLSLIFLDRI, encoded by the coding sequence ATGAATGAATTTTTTTCAGGCTACTTGCCGAGGCAAATGTATGGATACAGCAGGAGTGGCGCAAAGATGATGGTAGTGTTCAAAAATAGTATATTGAATTCAACTCTCCCCGATCTTCCAGACATGCTGGCTGAAGGAGATTTGCTCATCTTCAACAACAGTAAGATCATACCCTCAAGCCTCCAAGTATATTCACCTAAACTTCAGGAATATCTGACTGTAAATATAGGTACGGACAGACTTTCTAACTTATTTCTTCTGGAGATAAGGCCAAAGGGAACAGGATTTCGTATGACCGAGGGCGATGGGTTGGATCTGTTAGACAGTTCAGATTCAATAATACTTTTCAAGAGGCATCATCTGTTCCCTAGATATTGGTGGGCAAGGCTAAATAGAAACGATGATACAATTGACCATGTTATTGGTAATTATGGTCGATTTATCAGGTATGAGCATATACCATTTGACATTCCAGATATGTATTATGAAGGTCCGTTCTATAAGATACCAGGGAGTGTAGAGTTACCATCCGCTTCCTATTCATTCGATTCAAAAATAATAAAGAAACTTGTAGATAAAGGAATAAATATAGAAGAACTGACGCTTCATTGTAACCTTGGATCGCTTGAACCTTATGAATTTCTAAATGAACGTCGCCTTATGGAGGAGCGATTTTCTATTCCCATTAGAACTTTCAGGTCGCTGTTCGAAGCCAGAAAAAGGGGCAACAAGGTCATAGCTGTTGGTACAACAGTGGTCAGGGCATTGGAAACTATAGAAATGACCAGTGGCAAATTTAGGCTTAGCGAAATGTTGATGCAGGATGAGAATGATGAAGGAATGATATCAGGAACAACCAATGCATTTATAGACCAAAACCACAGGATTAGAATGGTGGACGGACTAATAACGGGAATGCATGAAAAAGAAGGTTCCCACATAATGATGCTTGAAGCATTTCAGGATGAGGAAATTATAAGGTTGATTTCAAAAAAGGCCAATGAATGGGGATATACGTATCATGAATTCGGGGATCTGTCTTTGATCTTTCTCGACAGGATATGA
- a CDS encoding SDR family oxidoreductase: protein MSAEKSIVITGGTSGLGYEIMNAFLNAGWNVAICGRRKAEIEKIRSKRNGQLIAEICDIRIESSISIFLNKVKMEYGGIYVLILNAATIGPLPLPKVEELRIEDLRMTFETNFFGNFNFLKYSIPLLKDGGIVVHITSDAATVPYAGWSAYSSSKAAFDAIIRILNVELTERKIQAFSYDPGDMDTEMHHMALPEDRSPLKNPKDVAGKLLDEVMERLERNE, encoded by the coding sequence ATGAGCGCTGAAAAAAGTATAGTAATAACTGGTGGAACCTCTGGTCTTGGCTATGAAATTATGAATGCATTTTTGAATGCAGGATGGAATGTGGCTATATGTGGCAGAAGGAAAGCAGAAATAGAAAAGATAAGAAGTAAACGAAACGGTCAACTCATTGCCGAGATTTGCGATATCAGGATAGAGTCCTCCATATCTATATTTCTGAATAAAGTCAAGATGGAATATGGCGGGATATATGTTCTGATCCTTAATGCAGCAACAATAGGCCCTCTTCCCCTGCCAAAGGTAGAAGAACTTCGAATAGAGGATCTAAGAATGACCTTTGAAACGAACTTTTTCGGTAATTTTAATTTTCTGAAATATTCCATACCTCTGTTAAAAGATGGAGGCATTGTTGTTCATATCACCTCTGACGCTGCCACTGTACCCTATGCTGGCTGGAGTGCGTATTCATCATCAAAGGCGGCCTTCGACGCAATCATAAGAATTCTCAACGTGGAACTGACGGAAAGAAAGATCCAGGCGTTCTCCTATGATCCAGGCGATATGGACACAGAAATGCATCATATGGCCTTACCTGAGGACCGATCTCCACTTAAAAATCCAAAAGATGTCGCCGGTAAACTCTTGGATGAAGTAATGGAGAGGCTTGAGAGAAATGAATGA